Proteins from a single region of Carassius carassius chromosome 25, fCarCar2.1, whole genome shotgun sequence:
- the LOC132104573 gene encoding E3 ubiquitin/ISG15 ligase TRIM25-like, with protein MAEATFSQDKFSCPVCLDLLKDPVTIACGHSYCMSCITDCWDQEDQKRAYSCPQCRQTFSPRPALNKSTMLAEVVEQLKKTELQTAFPAGPGDVECDVCTGRKHKAIKSCLVCLNSFCQNHLEQHENLFKGKRHDLMDATGRLQEMICRKHEKLLEIYCRTDQSCICLLCMVDEHRNHETVSTAAERTEKQRQLDETWREFQQQIQEREKRLRELKEAVETHKRSAQTAVESSEKIFTGLIRSIEKRRSEVTQMIRDREKTVESRAEGLMERLEQEIDVLRKRNDELKQLSDTRDHIHFLQSFPSLSDAPGCPDVPSITFSSYDDVGQSVSKLRQKFEYFCRQKIEKISDKAERPETENAGLDLRERLYFHRAQTNHSTAQIFANIF; from the exons ATGGCTGAAGCCACATTTTCTCAGGATAAATTCAGCTGTCCAGTGTGTCTGGATCTATTGAAGGATCCAGTGACTATTGcctgtggacacagttactgtatgAGCTGCATTACAGACTGCTGGGATCAAGAGGATCAGAAGAGAGCCTATAGCTGCCCGCAAtgcagacagaccttcagtccAAGACCTGCTTTAAATAAAAGCACCATGCTGGCAGAAGtggtggagcaactgaagaagaCTGAACTCCAAACTGCTTTTCCTGCTGGACCTGGAGATGTGGAGTGTGACGTCTGTACTGGGAGAAAACACAAAGCCATCAAGTCCTGTCTGGTGTGTCTGAACTCTTTCTGTCAAAATCACCTTGAACAACATGAGAATCTCTTTAAAGGAAAGAGACATGATTTAATGGATGCCACTGGACGACTTCAGGAGATGATCTGCCGTAAACATGAGAAACTGCTGGAAATTTACTGCCGTACTGACCAGAGCTGTATATGTCTGCTCTGTATGGTGGATGAACACAGAAATCATGAGACGGTATCAACTGCAGCAGAGAGGACCGAGAAACAG AGACAATTAGATGAGACATGGAGAGAATTCCAGCAGCAAATCCAGGAGCGAGAGAAGAGGCTTCGGGAGCTGAAAGAGGCTGTGGAGACTCACAAG cgctctgcacagacagcagtggagaGCAGTGAGAAGATCTTTACTGGACTCATCCGCTCCATTGAGAAGAGACGCTCTGAGGTCACACAGATGATCAGAGATCGAGAAAAGACTGTAGAGAGTCGAGCTGAAGGACTCATGGAGCGGCTGGAGCAGGAGATTGATGTTCTGAGGAAGAGAAACGATGAGCTGAAGCAGCTTTCAGACACACGTGATCACATCCATTTCCTTCAG AGTTTTCCATCTCTCTCTGACGCTCCTGGATGTCCGGATGTTCCCAGCATAACTTTCAGTTCCTATGATGATGTTGGACAATCAGTCTCTAAGCTGAGACAAAAATTTGAGTATTTTTGCAGACAGAAGATTGAAAAGATATCTGATAAGG CAGAGAGGCCTGAGACAGAAAATGCAGGATTGGATttgagagagagactgtattTTCACAGAGCACAGACAAATCACAGCACAGCACAaatttttgcaaacattttttaa
- the LOC132104774 gene encoding calcium homeostasis modulator protein 4-like, translating into MSKEWTARLKNQLKKSPFYSNAIIGFLMLGLEKLVEMDFACPCKPVMNLVFSIAYFLVPALFSSSLMFYIHSPQCKAQYKLSTLTCIIPAVVWIMLLFFDGQYFACAKTSWAGLTVKTDISASTTWCQPLTDSNNVTEKQMVFFGFRNTSQFVGLGFLLVISVILFIIGCMRCCHQTAGTKEPEAEQVEMEDPGQSSARPRERSALMEEECSASSAQL; encoded by the exons ATGAGCAAGGAATGGACAGCACGTTTGAAAAATCAGCTGAAGAAGAGTCCTTTTTATTCAAATGCAATTATTGGCTTTTTAATGTTGGGACTTGAGAAGCTCGTGGAGATGGACTTTGCATGTCCTTGTAAACCTGTGATGAACCTGGTGTTTTCTATCGCGTATTTTTTAGTTCCTGCTCTGTTCTCCAGCTCACTCATGTTTTATATTCATAGCCCACAATGCAAAGCACAGTATAAGCTCTCCACTTTAACCTGCATCATTCCAGCTGTTGTTTGGATCATGCTGCTGTTCTTTGATGGACAGTACTTTGCCTGTGCCAAAACCTCCTGGGCAGGACTGACGGTTAAGACGGATATATCTGCTTCAACAACATGGTGTCAGCCTTTGACCGATTCTAACAATGTCACTGAAAAGCAAATGGTATTTTTTGGCTTTCGAAATACTTCTCAG TTTGTGGGACTGGGCTTCCTGCTTGTGATCTCTGTGATCCTATTTATAATTGGATGTATGAGGTGTTGCCATCAAACTGCAGGAACCAAAGAACCTGAAGCTGAACAAGTGGAAATGGAGGATCCTGGTCAAAGTTCTGCTCGCCCTCGTGAAAGATCTGCATTAATGGAGGAGGAATGCAGTGCATCTTCTGCACAGCTGTAA